From one Eucalyptus grandis isolate ANBG69807.140 chromosome 9, ASM1654582v1, whole genome shotgun sequence genomic stretch:
- the LOC104420150 gene encoding uncharacterized protein LOC104420150, whose translation MDRDQHELQFLGFVDVYRESSKIIIKGGRSSLRSRTRSSSFSASSSLHSLRKDSPRYRDLCCMLKNFWLVELSSFISVFVFSLLSTSAVVYMGLVIVRQFSVGPALGIALAVILLILYVVGFVYITMICQLASVISVLEDAYGRKAMTKSKGLIKGKMDLRVWCFFGVLVCSVLVQALFGSLVALDAVPLGVKIGIELICMMLLSMLVLFNLIVQTMIYFVCKSYHHENIDSSCLSDHPKVYLGDRL comes from the exons ATGGACAGAGACCAGCACGAGCTGCAGTTTCTCGGGTTCGTCGACGTCTATAGAGAGAGCTCCAAGATCATCATCAAGGGAGGAAGATCTTCGCTCAGATCACGTACACGCTCATCCTCCTTCTCTGCATCATCTTCCTTGCACTCTCTGAG GAAGGACAGCCCGAGGTACAGGGATCTGTGCTGCATGCTCAAGAATTTCTGGCTCGTCGAGCTCAGCTCCTTCATCTCCGTCTTCGTCTTCTCTCTGCTTTCAACCTCAGCTGTTGTCTACATG GGGCTCGTCATCGTGAGGCAATTTTCAGTTGGCCCTGCACTTGGGATTGCCCTGGCGGTCATTCTCTTGATCTTGTACGTTGTTGGGTTTGTTTATATCACCATGATTTGCCAATTGGCGAGTGTGATCTCGGTTCTTGAAGATGCGTACGGAAGGAAGGCGATGACGAAGAGCAAGGGACTGATAAAGGGCAAGATGGACCTACGAGTTTGGTGCTTTTTTGGTGTCTTGGTGTGCTCCGTCCTGGTTCAGGCACTGTTTGGATCCCTTGTGGCCTTGGACGCGGTTCCTCTTGGAGTCAAGATTGGGATCGAGCTGATCTGCATGATGTTGTTGTCGATGTTGGTGCTGTTCAATTTGATCGTGCAAACAATGATCTACTTCGTCTGCAAGTCCTACCACCATGAGAACATCGACAGCTCCTGCTTATCTGATCATCCGAAGGTCTATCTTGGAGACCGTCTGTAA